In Perognathus longimembris pacificus isolate PPM17 chromosome 23, ASM2315922v1, whole genome shotgun sequence, a single genomic region encodes these proteins:
- the Ccnb2 gene encoding G2/mitotic-specific cyclin-B2, whose amino-acid sequence MALLRRPTVSTDLENIATGVNLKAKSHVTVRRAALEEIGNRVTTRAAQAAKKAQNTKVPIQPTKATNVNKHLKPTASVKPVQMEMLAPKGSSPQPEEVSMKEENLCQAFSDALLCKIDDIDNEDWENPQLCSDYVKDIYQYLRQLEVLQSIKPRFLDGRDINGRMRAILVDWLVQVHSKFRLLQETLYMCVAIMDRFLQVQPVCRKKLQLVGITALLLASKYEEMFSPNIEDFVYITDNAYTSSQIREMETFILKELKFELGRPLPLHFLRRASKAGEVDVEQHTLAKYLMELTLLDYDMVHYHPSKVAAAASCLSQKVLGQGKWNLKQQYYTGYTEHEVLEVMQHMAKNVVKVNENLTKFIAIKNKYSSSKLLKISTIPQLNSKTIKDLAASLVERS is encoded by the exons ATGGCGCTGCTCCGACGGCCGACG gTGTCCACTGACTTGGAGAATATTGCCACAGGCGTTAATCTGAAAGCTAAGAGCCATGTGACTGTTAGACGTGCAGCTTTAGAAGAAATTGGGAACCGAGTGACCACCAGAGCGGCACAAGCAGCTAAG aAAGCTCAGAACACCAAAGTGCCCATTCAACCCACCAAAGCGACCAATGTCAACAAACATCTGAAACCTACTGCCTCTGTGAAGCCAGTGCAGATGGAAATGTTGGCTCCAAAG GGGTCTTCTCCCCAGCCCGAGGAGGTCTCCATGAAGGAGGAGAACCTCTGCCAAGCTTTCTCGGATGCTTTGCTCTGCAAAATCGATGACATTGACAACGAAGACTGGGAGAACCCTCAGCTCTGCAGTGACTACGTGAAGGACATCTACCAGTACCTGCGGCAGCTGGAG GTTTTGCAAAGCATCAAGCCAcgtttcttggatgggagagatATCAACGGGCGCATGCGCGCCATCCTGGTGGACTGGCTGGTGCAGGTGCACTCCAAGTTTAGGCTGCTGCAGGAAACGCTCTACATGTGCGTGGCCATCATGGACCGGTTTCTACAG GTTCAGCCAGTGTGTCGGAAGAAGCTTCAACTGGTTGGAATTACAGCTCTGCTCTTAGCTTCCAAGTACGAGGAGATGTTTTCTCCAAATATTGAAGATTTCGTGTACATCACAGACAACGCTTACACCAGCTCCCAGATCCGCGAAATGGAGACCTTCATCCTGAAAGAATTGAAGTTTGAGTTGGGTCGACCCTTGCCCCTCCACTTCTTAAGACGGGCATCAAAAGCCGGGGAG GTTGACGTGGAGCAGCACACTTTAGCGAAGTATTTGATGGAGCTGACTCTCCTGGACTACGACATGGTGCATTACCACCCTTCTAAGGTGGCAGCCGCGGCTTCCTGCTTGTCCCAGAAGGTGCTGGGCCAAGGAAAATGG AATTTAAAGCAGCAGTACTACACGGGCTACACGGAGCACGAAGTATTAGAAGTCATGCAGCACATGGCCAAGAACGTGGTGAAAGTCAACGAGAACTTAACGAAATTCATC GCCATCAAGAATAAGTACTCCAGCAGCAAACTCCTGAAGATCAGCACAATCCCACAGCTGAACTCCAAGACCATCAAAGATCTGGCCGCCTCCCTCGTGGAAAGGTCCTAG